The genomic region GGGATATACTGTTGGCGCGGAAATACATAATGTTCATAAGCGAGGAGCGATAGCAGCGGCAAGAACAGGAAACAGCACTAATCCGGAACGAAGGTCAAGCGGAAGTCAATTTTTCATCTGTCATGTGGATATTCCACATCTTGACGGCGAATACACGGTGTACGGTAAAATAATTGAAGGGATTGAAGTTATTGATAAAATAGCCGAAGTCAATATAGGTCCCGGCGATAGGCCTTTAGAGGACGTTGTTATGGACCGGGTATATATGACAACGAAATCGGAACTCTGATATTGAGTCAGTGAAAAA from Candidatus Neomarinimicrobiota bacterium harbors:
- a CDS encoding peptidylprolyl isomerase, whose translation is MEEVSALGTPTIEADEVAVIETKFGRIVIEFDIENAPVHAANFKKLAQAGYYDGITFHRIIPGFMIQGGDINSRDDDPTNDGMGGPGYTVGAEIHNVHKRGAIAAARTGNSTNPERRSSGSQFFICHVDIPHLDGEYTVYGKIIEGIEVIDKIAEVNIGPGDRPLEDVVMDRVYMTTKSEL